The following DNA comes from Hyalangium minutum.
GGTGCCATCGGCGTTCACGAAGTGGAGGGTGGTCTCGTAGCTCTCGTCGACAGTCTCATAGCCATCGGAGACGATCCATGAATCGCGGGGGTAGGGGTAGACCAGGCGTTTGCCGTCAGGAGACCACGCGGGCGCGCTCACACTCCTCGCGTCGCGACCCACGCGTGCCGCGACACGGTGGGCACCTCCCCCATCGGCGTTCGCCACGTAGAGCTCCGTGCCAACCAGATAGGCGACCTGGCTGTAGTCAGGGGACCACCGGGGGAACCGCTCACCCCCCTCGGTCTGCGTCAAGCGGGTCAGTTCCGTGCCGTCGGGTTGTACCGTGTACAGGTCGGGGGCGGGAGCCCCCCCGAGCGCCGCTGCGAAGACGATGGGGCGATCGACCAGGCCACCGGGAGGTGACTGGATCCTCAGGCGTACCCGGCTCTGAGGGGCGATGGGGCCGAACTCGAGCCGATACTGCGTCCCTGCCTGGAGTCGATAGCCGTACGCCCGGCGGAAGTCCCGACATGTCTCGCCCGAGATCCATTTCAAGCACCCGGCCGCAAGCGGCCCGCCGTCGGAGACCACCCGCAGAGGCATCGGGGGAGTGCCCAGGAACACCGTGTACGTCCCCGAGCGCTCGGGGGTGAAGCTCACAACCCCACCGTACCTCCCCCCCTCGAGCCGGAGGTGAACTCCATAAGTCGTGTCGGCGCGCAGCGTCGGGGCGGCGTGGGCTCCCAGCGCTGCTGCAGTCACGGGCGTCGAAGGGCTCTCGCAGAGTTCCCCCCCCAGCACCTCGGGCTGCGCCTGCGCACAGCCCTCCGCTTCCCGTTCGCTCGACACCCACACAGGCGAGTCCTCCGGCTCGGATCCCCCACAAATCACCGCGAGCAGACCGAAGCACAGACACGCACGACCAGCTGCATGCATCATCAGCCCCCCTTTCATCACGCCCGAGACGACGGAAGCCGTAGCCCCTTTGAGGGCGGGTCGGCACCATGGGGCGAAAGGGTTTGGATGATCGAAGACCTCCTCAAGCGTCCCCTGAGGACATAAAATGCATCGGGAGTTAAACAGCCCCCTCTCAAGATGAAGGAGGAGGCTTCGTAAGAGTTCGCCGTGCTCCCCAGGGACCGCCGTTCGAGACAGAGGAATGAACTCCCGAGAGGGATAGCCCCGTTCCTTCTCAAGGCCGCTGGGAACTCACGGGATGGAAGCGGCGGGAATCGAACCCGCCGCTTGGAATTCCTGACGAGTGCGGCCCCACTCGGTCGAGCGCTGTTTCTGTAGAGAGCCCTCAGGCACTCAGCTCAACCCACGTCCTTCAACGTCACCGTGTCCGGAGACACGTCCCCGCGCAGGTCCTTGGGCGGAGAGATCGTCGCCCTCAGCTCCCGGTACACCTGCGCGTACGAGCCCTGAAGAATCGCCGCGCGCAGCTTCGCCATGAGCAGTTGGAAGTGGCGCACGTTGTGGATGGACAGCATCCGCGAGCCCAGGTGGTGCTTGCCCCGCATGAGGTGCTGCAGATACCCGCGCGTGTATCGCTTGCACACGTAGCAATCACACGCCGGATCCAGCGGAGAGTCGTCCAGCTGGTAGACCATGCGTGTAATCCGAACCAGCCCCTGGAACGTGTACGCGTAGCCCTGCTGCGCCATCTTCGTGGGGATGATGCAGTCG
Coding sequences within:
- a CDS encoding PD40 domain-containing protein, with protein sequence MSSEREAEGCAQAQPEVLGGELCESPSTPVTAAALGAHAAPTLRADTTYGVHLRLEGGRYGGVVSFTPERSGTYTVFLGTPPMPLRVVSDGGPLAAGCLKWISGETCRDFRRAYGYRLQAGTQYRLEFGPIAPQSRVRLRIQSPPGGLVDRPIVFAAALGGAPAPDLYTVQPDGTELTRLTQTEGGERFPRWSPDYSQVAYLVGTELYVANADGGGAHRVAARVGRDARSVSAPAWSPDGKRLVYPYPRDSWIVSDGYETVDESYETTLHFVNADGTGDVPFAEPADPVAPPGLGTLTEPAWSSTGWILFRLSDDCPDCAGGDWWGLVRADGSEFHEVSPPGSDVDWSPDGTRWVFTHWVGGAIAVSQAESPTATELPATGRMPHWSADGRQIAFIKDDGIYVINADGTGERRVLAVNGVRDLDW